The following coding sequences are from one Prochlorococcus marinus CUG1438 window:
- the infB gene encoding translation initiation factor IF-2 — protein sequence MTISDKIRIYELSRDLNLENKDILNAAQKLSISVKSHSSSISAEDAKKIRNLINKKNSDKKILSINKPSFEKNNYKPSKKEESPFEVKPLKDNSNKKPLLIKPLNQTDSLKTNSNQAKNPNKPNIINSSQSQINLTNQNTKGKSSQNFNQDKKQSKDNITPPPIKSPAKPPIQLIARPKNINNNLKSNESPRNIQNSGGKRQLSDEPNQNPTKPNKTNFINKKNTPELVGAPIRREVLNKQNNNKPNNSFKQTLTNKPGSPNRPGLPNRPGLKNKSSDQGRPGTFNRQANTNRAGTPNRQGFNRPGLRNKPSDQGRPGTFNRQANTNRAGTPNRPNTKFNGQKPNMIRKPVSPNELLQLQKTNKFEKDKPSLNNNEKQNVESPKQKVKAPNTRPNTGLGSKKPQHRTFSNNSKKPGNRDWDDSAKLDALRNKNPQKQRQKVHIIGENDDSLTSETSGYSGEKISILSASLARPKRENSEDTKSQKSIKQFKKKKKETTRQRQKRRAMELKAAKEAKQVRPEMIIVPEDNLTVQELADKLSLESSEIIKSLFFKGITATVTQSLDLATIETVAEEFGVPVLQDDIQEAAEKTVNMIESEDIDNLIKRPPVITVMGHVDHGKTSLLDAIRQSRVASGEAGGITQHIGAYQVEFEHESKNKKLTFLDTPGHEAFTAMRARGTKVTDVAVLVVAADDGCRPQTLEAISHARAAKVPIVVAINKIDKEGASPDKVKQELSEKDLIAEDWGGDTVMVPVSAIKKQNIDKLLEMILLVSEVEDLQANPNRAAKGTVIEAHLDKAKGPVATLLVQNGTLKSGDVLAAGSVLGKIRAMVDEHGNRIKEAGPSYPVEALGFSEVPTAGDEFEVYPDEKIARTIVGDRATDARATKLAQQMASRRVSLSSVSTQANDGELKELNLILKADVQGSVEAILGSLEQLPKNEVQVRVLLSAPGEITETDIDLAAASGSVIIGFNTSLASGAKKAADANDVDIREYEVIYKLLEDIQLAMEGLLEPDLVEESLGKAEVRAIFAVGKGAIAGCYIQTGKLQRNCSLRVLRSEKVIFEGDLNSLKRSKDDVKEVNTGFECGVGCDKFSSWKEGDIIEAFKFVTKKRTLTQ from the coding sequence ATGACTATCAGCGATAAAATCAGAATTTACGAACTTTCCAGAGACTTAAATCTGGAAAATAAGGATATATTGAATGCCGCTCAAAAACTTTCAATTTCAGTAAAAAGTCATAGCAGTTCTATTAGTGCAGAGGATGCAAAAAAAATAAGAAATCTAATTAATAAAAAAAATTCCGATAAAAAAATTCTTTCTATTAATAAACCATCATTTGAAAAAAATAACTACAAACCAAGCAAAAAGGAAGAATCTCCTTTCGAAGTCAAACCCCTAAAAGATAATTCAAACAAAAAGCCATTATTAATAAAACCTCTTAATCAGACTGATAGTCTTAAAACAAACTCAAATCAAGCTAAAAACCCGAATAAACCAAATATTATAAACAGCTCACAATCTCAAATAAATCTTACAAATCAAAATACTAAGGGAAAATCCTCACAAAACTTTAACCAAGATAAAAAACAGTCCAAAGATAATATAACTCCACCACCTATCAAAAGCCCAGCAAAACCGCCTATTCAACTAATTGCAAGGCCTAAAAATATAAATAATAATCTTAAATCTAATGAATCTCCTAGGAACATTCAAAATTCAGGAGGGAAAAGACAATTATCTGATGAACCTAATCAAAATCCCACTAAACCAAATAAAACAAACTTTATTAATAAAAAAAATACCCCTGAGCTCGTAGGAGCTCCGATAAGGAGAGAAGTTCTTAATAAGCAAAATAATAATAAACCAAACAATTCTTTTAAACAAACCCTCACTAATAAACCTGGATCTCCCAATAGACCAGGTTTACCTAATAGACCTGGATTAAAAAACAAATCATCTGATCAAGGTAGACCTGGCACATTTAATAGACAAGCCAATACAAATAGAGCTGGTACTCCTAACAGGCAAGGTTTTAATAGACCTGGATTAAGAAACAAACCATCTGATCAAGGTAGACCTGGCACATTTAATAGACAAGCCAATACAAATAGAGCTGGTACTCCTAACAGACCAAATACTAAATTCAATGGCCAAAAGCCCAACATGATAAGGAAACCAGTATCACCTAATGAGCTTTTACAACTTCAAAAAACTAATAAATTTGAGAAGGATAAACCAAGTTTAAATAACAACGAAAAACAAAATGTTGAGTCACCTAAGCAGAAGGTCAAAGCTCCGAATACTAGACCAAATACTGGCTTGGGTTCCAAAAAACCACAACATAGGACATTTTCAAATAATTCAAAAAAACCAGGAAATCGAGATTGGGATGATAGCGCAAAATTAGATGCTTTAAGAAATAAAAATCCCCAAAAACAAAGACAAAAAGTTCATATTATTGGTGAGAACGATGATTCATTAACATCTGAGACTAGTGGATACTCAGGAGAAAAAATTTCAATACTTTCGGCTAGTCTAGCTCGCCCTAAGAGAGAAAATTCTGAAGATACTAAATCTCAAAAATCCATAAAACAATTTAAGAAGAAGAAAAAAGAAACTACAAGACAAAGGCAAAAAAGAAGGGCGATGGAATTAAAGGCTGCTAAAGAAGCTAAACAAGTGAGGCCGGAAATGATAATCGTTCCTGAAGATAATTTAACAGTTCAAGAATTAGCTGATAAATTAAGTCTTGAAAGTTCTGAAATAATCAAATCTCTCTTCTTTAAAGGAATAACGGCAACAGTAACTCAATCACTTGACTTGGCAACTATCGAAACAGTAGCTGAAGAATTTGGAGTACCTGTTTTGCAAGATGATATCCAAGAGGCTGCTGAGAAAACAGTTAATATGATTGAATCTGAGGATATTGATAATTTAATAAAAAGGCCACCTGTTATTACAGTAATGGGTCATGTAGATCATGGCAAAACAAGTCTTTTAGATGCTATAAGACAATCAAGAGTAGCTTCCGGGGAGGCAGGAGGTATTACACAACATATTGGGGCTTATCAAGTTGAATTTGAACATGAATCTAAAAATAAAAAATTGACTTTTCTAGATACCCCTGGGCATGAAGCCTTTACAGCTATGAGAGCAAGGGGTACAAAAGTCACAGACGTGGCTGTTTTAGTCGTAGCTGCAGATGATGGTTGCAGACCCCAAACACTTGAAGCAATTAGTCATGCAAGAGCTGCAAAAGTACCAATTGTGGTTGCAATAAATAAAATTGATAAAGAAGGTGCATCTCCGGACAAAGTCAAGCAGGAACTATCGGAAAAAGATTTGATTGCTGAAGATTGGGGAGGTGATACTGTAATGGTTCCTGTAAGTGCAATTAAAAAACAAAATATTGATAAACTGCTCGAAATGATTTTATTAGTTTCAGAAGTTGAAGATTTGCAAGCTAACCCCAATAGAGCTGCTAAAGGAACTGTAATTGAAGCCCACCTAGATAAAGCAAAAGGTCCTGTAGCTACTTTATTAGTGCAAAACGGTACCTTAAAATCAGGAGATGTTTTGGCTGCAGGGTCAGTTCTCGGAAAAATTAGAGCAATGGTTGATGAACATGGAAATAGAATCAAAGAAGCAGGGCCGTCATACCCAGTAGAAGCTCTAGGATTCAGTGAAGTGCCAACGGCAGGTGATGAATTTGAAGTCTACCCTGATGAAAAAATTGCTAGAACTATTGTCGGAGATAGAGCTACGGATGCTCGTGCAACAAAATTAGCTCAGCAAATGGCCTCGAGGAGAGTCAGTTTATCATCTGTATCGACTCAAGCAAATGATGGGGAACTAAAAGAGTTAAACTTAATTCTCAAAGCTGATGTTCAAGGTAGCGTTGAAGCCATATTGGGATCACTGGAACAATTACCTAAAAATGAAGTTCAAGTTAGAGTTTTACTCTCTGCTCCTGGAGAAATAACAGAAACAGATATAGATCTCGCCGCTGCATCAGGGTCAGTAATTATTGGATTTAACACCTCATTGGCATCTGGAGCCAAGAAAGCAGCTGATGCAAATGATGTTGACATAAGAGAATATGAAGTAATCTATAAACTCCTAGAGGATATTCAATTAGCTATGGAAGGCCTGCTGGAACCTGATCTCGTAGAAGAGTCGTTAGGCAAAGCCGAAGTTAGAGCAATTTTCGCAGTTGGTAAGGGAGCCATAGCTGGCTGTTATATACAAACTGGTAAATTACAAAGGAATTGCTCTCTAAGAGTTTTAAGATCAGAGAAAGTAATTTTTGAAGGGGATTTAAATTCTCTTAAAAGATCTAAAGATGATGTAAAAGAGGTAAATACTGGATTTGAATGTGGAGTTGGCTGTGATAAATTCTCTTCGTGGAAAGAAGGAGACATAATCGAAGCATTTAAATTTGTTACTAAGAAAAGAACATTAACGCAATAA
- a CDS encoding YlxR family protein yields the protein MTRQSPVMRICISCRKTYDRNHLLKITKDHKQGIMFQKGMGRSAYICKSKKCYLDSKIKKKLQKALKTSLEPEFIDILEEEIISFNGLSQ from the coding sequence GTGACAAGACAATCACCTGTTATGCGGATATGCATTTCATGTAGGAAAACGTATGATAGGAATCATCTTTTAAAGATTACAAAAGATCATAAGCAAGGCATCATGTTTCAAAAGGGAATGGGACGATCAGCTTACATTTGTAAGTCAAAAAAATGTTACTTAGATTCCAAGATAAAAAAAAAGCTTCAAAAAGCTTTAAAAACATCTTTAGAACCTGAATTTATTGATATTCTTGAAGAAGAAATTATAAGCTTCAATGGACTATCCCAATAA
- the nusA gene encoding transcription termination factor NusA, translated as MALVILPGLNNLIEDISEEKKLPPNIVEAALREALLKGYEKYRRTFYIGVSEDPFDEEYFSNFDVGLDLDEEGYRILSSKIIVEEVESEDHQISLVEVKQVADDAQIGDTVVLDVTPEKEDFGRMAASTTKQVLAQKLRDQQRKMIQEEFADLEDPVLTARVIRFERQSVIMGVSSGIGRPEVEAELPKRDQLPNDNYRANATFKVFLKEVSEVARKGPQLFVSRANAGLVVYLFENEVPEIQEGTVKIVAVSREANPPSRAVGPRTKVAVDSVEQEVDPVGACIGARGARIQQVVNELRGEKIDVIKWSSDPIQYILNSLSPAKVDLVRLVDPEGQHAHVLVPPDQLSLAIGREGQNVRLAARLTGWKIDVKNSHEYDQETEDAAVSELIIQREDEEKLQREAELRLEAEQAERAAEDARLRELYPLPEDEQEFEEEQYQREEYLKNDQLETAQESEISTTEERKR; from the coding sequence ATGGCATTAGTTATTCTCCCAGGTTTAAACAATCTCATTGAAGATATTAGTGAGGAAAAAAAGTTACCTCCTAATATCGTGGAAGCAGCCTTACGCGAAGCTTTATTAAAAGGATACGAAAAATATAGAAGGACTTTTTACATTGGAGTTAGCGAAGATCCATTCGATGAAGAATATTTTAGTAATTTTGATGTTGGACTAGATTTAGATGAAGAGGGGTATAGGATCTTATCAAGTAAAATCATTGTTGAAGAAGTCGAGAGTGAAGATCATCAAATATCTCTAGTTGAGGTCAAACAAGTCGCAGATGATGCACAAATAGGTGACACAGTAGTTTTAGACGTTACTCCTGAAAAAGAGGATTTTGGGCGAATGGCTGCTTCAACAACAAAGCAAGTGTTAGCTCAAAAATTAAGAGATCAACAACGAAAAATGATCCAGGAAGAATTTGCAGATTTAGAAGATCCTGTTTTAACTGCAAGAGTTATAAGATTTGAAAGACAATCAGTGATTATGGGAGTTAGTTCAGGCATTGGTAGGCCTGAAGTAGAAGCCGAACTTCCCAAGAGAGATCAATTACCAAATGATAATTACAGAGCAAATGCAACCTTCAAAGTTTTTTTGAAAGAAGTTAGCGAAGTAGCCAGAAAAGGTCCCCAACTTTTTGTAAGTAGAGCCAATGCTGGTTTGGTTGTTTATCTATTTGAAAATGAAGTGCCAGAAATCCAAGAAGGGACAGTTAAAATTGTTGCAGTTTCAAGAGAGGCTAACCCTCCTTCAAGAGCAGTTGGGCCAAGAACAAAAGTAGCCGTTGATAGTGTGGAACAAGAAGTTGACCCCGTGGGTGCCTGTATTGGAGCTAGAGGAGCAAGAATTCAACAAGTCGTTAATGAATTAAGAGGGGAAAAAATTGATGTTATCAAATGGTCATCAGATCCCATACAGTATATTTTAAATTCTTTAAGTCCTGCGAAAGTAGATCTTGTAAGGTTAGTTGACCCAGAAGGGCAACATGCTCATGTACTAGTTCCTCCTGATCAATTAAGTCTTGCGATTGGCAGAGAAGGTCAAAATGTAAGACTTGCCGCGAGGTTAACTGGTTGGAAGATTGACGTTAAAAACTCACATGAATATGATCAGGAAACAGAAGATGCCGCAGTCTCTGAATTAATCATTCAGAGGGAAGATGAAGAGAAACTCCAGCGAGAAGCTGAGCTAAGATTAGAAGCAGAACAAGCTGAGCGTGCTGCTGAGGATGCAAGATTAAGAGAGCTTTACCCATTGCCTGAAGATGAACAAGAGTTTGAAGAAGAGCAATACCAAAGAGAAGAATATTTAAAGAATGATCAATTAGAGACTGCCCAAGAAAGTGAAATATCGACAACTGAGGAGAGAAAACGGTGA
- the rimP gene encoding ribosome maturation factor RimP yields MDKENASKLENLLRKVANLSGLEICSIKIQTNQSPIVIKIIIKKLNGDDISLNDCATFNTPASKEIENSNLLNCSYVLEISSQGVSDELTSERDFKTFKGFPVNVELNQKKSKIKFLHGLLYEKSKDYLAINIKGKIKKIPFDEVLKISLCTLKD; encoded by the coding sequence TTGGATAAAGAAAACGCAAGTAAACTGGAAAATTTATTACGAAAAGTTGCCAATTTAAGTGGTTTGGAAATCTGCAGTATCAAAATACAAACAAATCAAAGTCCAATTGTTATCAAAATCATTATTAAAAAACTTAATGGTGATGATATTTCACTTAATGATTGTGCAACATTTAATACCCCTGCATCTAAAGAAATAGAAAATTCAAATCTTTTAAATTGTTCATATGTTCTAGAAATTAGTAGTCAAGGGGTCAGTGATGAATTAACCTCAGAAAGAGACTTCAAAACTTTTAAGGGTTTTCCAGTTAATGTTGAGTTAAACCAGAAGAAATCAAAAATAAAATTTCTGCATGGTTTACTTTATGAAAAGTCTAAAGATTATTTAGCCATTAACATAAAAGGTAAAATAAAAAAAATCCCTTTTGATGAAGTACTAAAGATTAGTCTTTGTACATTAAAAGATTAA
- a CDS encoding trypsin-like peptidase domain-containing protein: MKFLKIKFINLIQIFITICFCLINLSYKAEVLALTPNESHNFVSSAAKNVGPAVVKIDTERLLERQQFDPTLLDPLLRDLLGEQGITPERERGQGSGVIINEDGLILTNAHVVERVDDVSVTLADGTICDGRVLGTDSVTDLALVKIEEPTYSSFAPLGNSEDLEVGDWAIALGTPYGLEKTVTLGIVSSLHRDINSLGFSDKRLDLIQTDAAINPGNSGGPLINSNGEVIGINTLVRSGPGAGLGFAIPINLAKNVSDQLLKNGEVIHPYLGVQLISLNPRIAKEHNLDPNSLVQLPERNGALIQSVIPNSPAEKAGLRRGDLVIAAENISIEEPKALLDEVEKAQIGKVFLLIVLRDNKEIQINIKPEPLPGLT, translated from the coding sequence ATGAAGTTTCTTAAGATTAAATTCATTAATTTAATCCAAATTTTCATTACTATTTGTTTTTGTTTAATTAATCTTTCTTATAAAGCTGAAGTCCTAGCTTTGACTCCTAATGAAAGCCACAATTTTGTATCTTCAGCTGCGAAAAACGTTGGACCCGCAGTAGTAAAAATTGATACTGAACGATTGCTAGAGAGACAACAATTTGATCCCACTCTATTAGATCCTTTATTGAGAGATTTACTTGGTGAGCAAGGAATTACTCCTGAGAGGGAAAGAGGCCAAGGTTCTGGGGTAATTATTAATGAAGATGGTTTGATTCTTACAAATGCTCATGTTGTAGAGAGAGTGGACGATGTTTCAGTAACTTTGGCAGATGGGACCATTTGCGATGGTCGAGTTCTGGGAACAGATTCAGTTACTGACCTAGCTCTAGTGAAAATTGAGGAGCCTACGTACTCTAGTTTCGCCCCACTTGGAAATTCTGAAGATCTTGAGGTTGGAGACTGGGCAATTGCTCTTGGTACACCATATGGTTTAGAAAAAACGGTTACTCTTGGTATAGTAAGTAGCCTGCATAGGGATATTAATAGTTTAGGTTTTTCAGACAAAAGGCTTGATCTTATACAGACTGATGCGGCAATAAATCCAGGAAATTCGGGAGGACCACTTATAAACTCAAATGGTGAGGTAATAGGAATTAATACATTGGTTAGAAGTGGCCCTGGTGCAGGTTTAGGTTTCGCAATACCTATTAATTTAGCTAAAAATGTTTCAGATCAACTTCTTAAAAATGGAGAAGTTATCCATCCATATTTAGGGGTCCAATTGATTTCGTTGAACCCTAGAATAGCTAAAGAACATAATCTAGACCCTAACTCTTTAGTGCAATTACCTGAAAGAAATGGAGCTTTAATTCAATCAGTCATACCAAATAGTCCGGCCGAAAAAGCTGGTTTAAGACGAGGTGATTTAGTAATAGCCGCGGAAAATATTTCTATAGAGGAACCTAAAGCACTGTTAGACGAAGTTGAAAAAGCTCAGATTGGGAAAGTATTTCTATTAATTGTCTTAAGAGATAATAAAGAGATACAGATAAATATCAAACCAGAACCTTTGCCTGGTTTGACATAA
- the rpiA gene encoding ribose-5-phosphate isomerase RpiA, with product MKQIVADAAIKEVESDMILGLGSGSTAALMIKSLGDEIRSGKLQNIRGVATSFQSEVLALELDIPLIDLASVSEIDLAIDGADEVDPGFQLIKGGGACHVREKLVASKANKLLIVVDETKLVQNLNKSFPLPVEVLPNAWKQVQDVITEMNGTSTLRMASKKAGPVVTDQGNLIIDVLFNDGIKNPKDIEKNINNIPGVLENGLFVDLTDKVLVGKIENNIPIVYSLSKID from the coding sequence ATGAAACAAATAGTTGCTGATGCAGCAATTAAAGAAGTAGAAAGTGACATGATTCTTGGCTTAGGATCTGGATCTACAGCCGCTCTTATGATAAAGAGTCTCGGTGATGAAATTCGTTCTGGAAAACTGCAAAATATAAGAGGTGTTGCCACTTCCTTTCAGTCGGAAGTTTTAGCGCTAGAACTCGATATCCCGCTTATTGACTTAGCATCTGTTTCTGAAATAGATTTAGCTATAGATGGAGCAGATGAAGTTGATCCTGGATTTCAATTAATAAAGGGAGGGGGAGCATGCCATGTAAGAGAAAAGTTAGTTGCATCTAAAGCTAATAAATTGCTGATAGTTGTTGACGAAACTAAACTTGTACAAAATTTAAATAAATCATTTCCTTTACCTGTAGAGGTGCTTCCAAATGCTTGGAAGCAGGTTCAAGACGTAATTACAGAAATGAATGGTACTTCTACTTTAAGAATGGCTAGTAAAAAAGCTGGCCCAGTTGTTACGGACCAAGGCAATTTAATAATAGATGTATTGTTTAATGACGGTATTAAGAATCCAAAAGATATTGAAAAGAATATAAATAATATTCCGGGTGTATTAGAAAACGGATTATTCGTTGATCTTACTGATAAAGTATTGGTTGGTAAAATTGAAAACAATATTCCAATTGTTTACTCTCTCTCAAAAATTGATTAA